The Candidatus Oleimmundimicrobium sp. genome contains the following window.
TATTTATCTGGAAAACAGCTGTAAAAATTGTTCCTGATTACCGGTTGCTTGGGGTGGGCCCCGACTGTTTTGGCTTGGTTTATCCGAGGTATCTCCAGCCAAATTGGGCAAGCGTTGCCGTTAACGCCTTTACTGATAATGCTCATTTTAACTTGCTTCAAGTGCTTGTTTGTCAGGGAATTGCCGGGTTATTGAGTTATGTTTGGATTTTTTCTTTGTTTTTCTTTGTTACGTGGAAGAAGATAATTAAGATGGAGAAGGGTAGTTTGCGGGCTATTTCCATCGGCCTTTTGTGCGCTTGCGTTGCTTATTTTGTTAATATCCAATTTAGCTTTACTATGGTTTATGTAACTCCGATTTTCTGGATAATCATGGGTTTGCTTGTTGGCCTTGTTCAAGGTGGGGATGTTTCAGAGAGCGCTTATTTTAAGGAATTTAAATTACCGGAAAAGAAAAAGTTATTGCAGGGTTTTGTAGTTATTTTGACCGCGGTCTTTCTTTCAATTGGAATTAATACGGGAACAAAAGCTTTTTTGGCCGATACTTTTTTAGGAAACGCATTTAGGCGCATAGAAAAAAATGATCTTTCCGGTGAGCTAAATCAAAACTTGTTAGTTATAAAAAATGACCCTTACGAGGAAAGGTACTGGTTTTATCTCGGTAGAACTTATTTACGGGCGTTTGAAGTAACTGAAGAAGAAGGGATGTTGAGCAGTTCGATTTTTTCCTTTGAGGAAGCGATAAAGCGAAACCCGCTTGATATTTTAGGTTATTGGGGATTGGCACGTTCCTACTATTTAGGAGGAATTATTTTAAACGAATCCATGTTTGATAAGTCAATTTCTGCAATTCAGAATGGGTTGGAAGTTGAGCCTTACTCGTTAAATTTATGGTTTGAGCTTGGAGAGGTTTATGAAAGAAAGGGTCTTGATGAGGAAGCAGCAAAAGCATATGCTAAGGTTTTGGAGATAGAAAAAGATAATTATAAGGCAAAAGAAAAAATTCGTTTAATTAAGGAGCGAGAATGAGTTTAAATACTAAAAATTCAAAGAGATTGTTTGAAAACGCCAAACAGTATATTCCCGGTGGTGTAAATAGCCCGGTTAGGGCGTTTAAATCGGTAAATATGGAACCTCTTTTTATTTCAAGAGGTAAGGGTTCCAAAATATATGATGTTGATAAGAATGAGTTTATCGATTACGTCTGTTCCTGGGGGCCGCTTATCTTAGGCCATGTTCACCCCGAGGTCATTGGCAAAGTTGAGAAAACTTTAGAGAAAGGGGCCAGTTTTGGCGCCCCGACCGAACTGGAAGTTGAGATGGCAAAACAGGTTATTGAAGCCGTTCCTTCCATCGACGAGGTCAGGATGGTTAGTTCCGGCACGGAAGCCGTTATGAGCGCCATAAGGTTAGCCAGGGGTTATACAGGCCGAAATAAAATTATAAAATTTGACGGTTGTTATCACGGCCATTCAGATAGCATGCTTGTCGCTGCCGGCTCAGGAGTTGCCACGCTTGGGATTCCGGGAAGCCCCGGAGTTACCGAAGGAGCGGCCAAAGATACAATTATTTTG
Protein-coding sequences here:
- a CDS encoding O-antigen ligase family protein, whose amino-acid sequence is MHEKEVVSVKDENETLRIFFENIIKWSTLLLIFFLPILINPLSGQIFAIPKVIFLRLMSLIIFLSWLILISSGKSSFKRSFLDLPISLFLFFAGLSTIFSVHLHTAFYGEYMRYDGFLALLIYAFLYFVTVNFFRTSGDRKVLLVVLFASACIVAAFGIINHFYLGLFNYGSPIDLGRSGSLLGNSNYLGAYLALVVPLALVSMVYLKQINLPKWLVCLTFFLTSTSLVLTYTRASWLGITVGLLCLILINKESFFKSKRAIFLSLTIVILIVAIFFGANFLGQKNLSSLPFAGRLSSLFNLKGGSVLDRLFIWKTAVKIVPDYRLLGVGPDCFGLVYPRYLQPNWASVAVNAFTDNAHFNLLQVLVCQGIAGLLSYVWIFSLFFFVTWKKIIKMEKGSLRAISIGLLCACVAYFVNIQFSFTMVYVTPIFWIIMGLLVGLVQGGDVSESAYFKEFKLPEKKKLLQGFVVILTAVFLSIGINTGTKAFLADTFLGNAFRRIEKNDLSGELNQNLLVIKNDPYEERYWFYLGRTYLRAFEVTEEEGMLSSSIFSFEEAIKRNPLDILGYWGLARSYYLGGIILNESMFDKSISAIQNGLEVEPYSLNLWFELGEVYERKGLDEEAAKAYAKVLEIEKDNYKAKEKIRLIKERE